In the genome of Saccopteryx leptura isolate mSacLep1 chromosome 10, mSacLep1_pri_phased_curated, whole genome shotgun sequence, one region contains:
- the METTL6 gene encoding tRNA N(3)-methylcytidine methyltransferase METTL6 isoform X2, with translation MTSLQRKGLQARILSSEEEEKLKRDQALVSDFKQQKLEQEAQKNWDLFYKRNSTNFFKDRHWTTREFEELRSCREFEGQKLTVLEAGCGVGNCLFPLLEEDLNIFAYACDFSPRAVEYVKQNPLYDTRRCKAFQCDLTKDDLLEHVPAESVDVAMLIFVLSAVHPDKMHLALQNIHKVLKPGKGVLFRDYGLYDHAMLRFKAGSKLGENFYVRQDGTRSYFFTDASVLPSVLSTAGSLVFQNSWLGSSRTWGMKKW, from the exons ATGACATCTTTGCAAAGGAAAGGGCTGCAAGCAAGGATTCTCAGctctgaagaagaggagaaactGAAAAGAGACCAGGCTTTAGTGTCTGACTTTAAACAGCAAAAACTGGAACAAGAGGCCCAGAAGAACTGGGAtcttttttacaaaagaaatagTACTAATTTTTTCAAAGATAGACACTGGACCACCAGAGAATTTGAGGAGCTCAGATCTTGTAGGGAG TTTGAAGGTCAAAAATTGACTGTGCTTGAAGCTGGCTGTGGGGTTGGAAATTGTTTATTCCCACTTTTAGAAGAAGATCTGAATATCTTTGCGTATGCCTGTGATTTTTCTCCAAGAGCAGTTGAATATGTCAAG CAAAATCCTTTGTATGACACAAGGAGATGCAAGGCATTCCAGTGTGACCTAACTAAAGATGACCTTCTGGAACACGTGCCTGCAGAGTCTGTGGATGTCGCCATGTTGATATTCGTGCTCTCCGCTGTTCACCCTGATAAGATGCACCTTGCCTTGCAGAACATTCACAAG GtattaaaaccaggcaaaggtgTCTTGTTTCGTGACTATGGGCTGTATGATCACGCCATGCTTAGGTTTAAAGCTGGCAGCAAACTTGGAGAAAACTTTTATGTTAGACAAGACGGAACCAGATCGTATTTTTTTACCGATG CAAGTGTGCTGCCGTCAGTGCTGAGCACGGCTGGCTCGCTTGTCTTCCAGAATTCCTGGCTCGGCTCTTCACGGACGTGGGGTATGAAGAAGTGGTGA
- the METTL6 gene encoding tRNA N(3)-methylcytidine methyltransferase METTL6 isoform X1 produces MTSLQRKGLQARILSSEEEEKLKRDQALVSDFKQQKLEQEAQKNWDLFYKRNSTNFFKDRHWTTREFEELRSCREFEGQKLTVLEAGCGVGNCLFPLLEEDLNIFAYACDFSPRAVEYVKQNPLYDTRRCKAFQCDLTKDDLLEHVPAESVDVAMLIFVLSAVHPDKMHLALQNIHKVLKPGKGVLFRDYGLYDHAMLRFKAGSKLGENFYVRQDGTRSYFFTDEFLARLFTDVGYEEVVNEYVFRETVNKKEGLCVPRVFLQGKFRKPPKNPTPVTSGRDHKS; encoded by the exons ATGACATCTTTGCAAAGGAAAGGGCTGCAAGCAAGGATTCTCAGctctgaagaagaggagaaactGAAAAGAGACCAGGCTTTAGTGTCTGACTTTAAACAGCAAAAACTGGAACAAGAGGCCCAGAAGAACTGGGAtcttttttacaaaagaaatagTACTAATTTTTTCAAAGATAGACACTGGACCACCAGAGAATTTGAGGAGCTCAGATCTTGTAGGGAG TTTGAAGGTCAAAAATTGACTGTGCTTGAAGCTGGCTGTGGGGTTGGAAATTGTTTATTCCCACTTTTAGAAGAAGATCTGAATATCTTTGCGTATGCCTGTGATTTTTCTCCAAGAGCAGTTGAATATGTCAAG CAAAATCCTTTGTATGACACAAGGAGATGCAAGGCATTCCAGTGTGACCTAACTAAAGATGACCTTCTGGAACACGTGCCTGCAGAGTCTGTGGATGTCGCCATGTTGATATTCGTGCTCTCCGCTGTTCACCCTGATAAGATGCACCTTGCCTTGCAGAACATTCACAAG GtattaaaaccaggcaaaggtgTCTTGTTTCGTGACTATGGGCTGTATGATCACGCCATGCTTAGGTTTAAAGCTGGCAGCAAACTTGGAGAAAACTTTTATGTTAGACAAGACGGAACCAGATCGTATTTTTTTACCGATG AATTCCTGGCTCGGCTCTTCACGGACGTGGGGTATGAAGAAGTGGTGAACGAGTACGTGTTTCGTGAGACAGTGAATAAAAAGGAAGGCCTGTGTGTGCCGAGGGTTTTCCTTCAGGGTAAATTCCGGAAGCCTCCAAAGAACCCAACTCCTGTGACCTCGGGCCGGGATCACAAGTCATGA
- the METTL6 gene encoding tRNA N(3)-methylcytidine methyltransferase METTL6 isoform X3: MTSLQRKGLQARILSSEEEEKLKRDQALVSDFKQQKLEQEAQKNWDLFYKRNSTNFFKDRHWTTREFEELRSCREQNPLYDTRRCKAFQCDLTKDDLLEHVPAESVDVAMLIFVLSAVHPDKMHLALQNIHKVLKPGKGVLFRDYGLYDHAMLRFKAGSKLGENFYVRQDGTRSYFFTDEFLARLFTDVGYEEVVNEYVFRETVNKKEGLCVPRVFLQGKFRKPPKNPTPVTSGRDHKS; encoded by the exons ATGACATCTTTGCAAAGGAAAGGGCTGCAAGCAAGGATTCTCAGctctgaagaagaggagaaactGAAAAGAGACCAGGCTTTAGTGTCTGACTTTAAACAGCAAAAACTGGAACAAGAGGCCCAGAAGAACTGGGAtcttttttacaaaagaaatagTACTAATTTTTTCAAAGATAGACACTGGACCACCAGAGAATTTGAGGAGCTCAGATCTTGTAGGGAG CAAAATCCTTTGTATGACACAAGGAGATGCAAGGCATTCCAGTGTGACCTAACTAAAGATGACCTTCTGGAACACGTGCCTGCAGAGTCTGTGGATGTCGCCATGTTGATATTCGTGCTCTCCGCTGTTCACCCTGATAAGATGCACCTTGCCTTGCAGAACATTCACAAG GtattaaaaccaggcaaaggtgTCTTGTTTCGTGACTATGGGCTGTATGATCACGCCATGCTTAGGTTTAAAGCTGGCAGCAAACTTGGAGAAAACTTTTATGTTAGACAAGACGGAACCAGATCGTATTTTTTTACCGATG AATTCCTGGCTCGGCTCTTCACGGACGTGGGGTATGAAGAAGTGGTGAACGAGTACGTGTTTCGTGAGACAGTGAATAAAAAGGAAGGCCTGTGTGTGCCGAGGGTTTTCCTTCAGGGTAAATTCCGGAAGCCTCCAAAGAACCCAACTCCTGTGACCTCGGGCCGGGATCACAAGTCATGA
- the METTL6 gene encoding tRNA N(3)-methylcytidine methyltransferase METTL6 isoform X4: MTSLQRKGLQARILSSEEEEKLKRDQALVSDFKQQKLEQEAQKNWDLFYKRNSTNFFKDRHWTTREFEELRSCREFEGQKLTVLEAGCGVGNCLFPLLEEDLNIFAYACDFSPRAVEYVKQNPLYDTRRCKAFQCDLTKDDLLEHVPAESVDVAMLIFVLSAVHPDKMHLALQNIHKVLKPGKGVLFRDYGLYDHAMLRFKAGSKLGENFYVRQDGTRSYFFTDGK, translated from the exons ATGACATCTTTGCAAAGGAAAGGGCTGCAAGCAAGGATTCTCAGctctgaagaagaggagaaactGAAAAGAGACCAGGCTTTAGTGTCTGACTTTAAACAGCAAAAACTGGAACAAGAGGCCCAGAAGAACTGGGAtcttttttacaaaagaaatagTACTAATTTTTTCAAAGATAGACACTGGACCACCAGAGAATTTGAGGAGCTCAGATCTTGTAGGGAG TTTGAAGGTCAAAAATTGACTGTGCTTGAAGCTGGCTGTGGGGTTGGAAATTGTTTATTCCCACTTTTAGAAGAAGATCTGAATATCTTTGCGTATGCCTGTGATTTTTCTCCAAGAGCAGTTGAATATGTCAAG CAAAATCCTTTGTATGACACAAGGAGATGCAAGGCATTCCAGTGTGACCTAACTAAAGATGACCTTCTGGAACACGTGCCTGCAGAGTCTGTGGATGTCGCCATGTTGATATTCGTGCTCTCCGCTGTTCACCCTGATAAGATGCACCTTGCCTTGCAGAACATTCACAAG GtattaaaaccaggcaaaggtgTCTTGTTTCGTGACTATGGGCTGTATGATCACGCCATGCTTAGGTTTAAAGCTGGCAGCAAACTTGGAGAAAACTTTTATGTTAGACAAGACGGAACCAGATCGTATTTTTTTACCGATG GTAAATAA